In a single window of the Nocardioides sp. L-11A genome:
- a CDS encoding carboxyl transferase domain-containing protein yields the protein MSTAESTPRRWTARELIDLVLDEGSYESWDVPVDIGGHDEAYQAELRAAAEKAGTDESVLTGRGTVRGRPVAFVVNEFRFLAGSIGVAAATRIAAAVRRATAEGLPVLASTSSGGTRMQEGTRAFVKMVEISRALMEHRAAGLPYLVHLRHPTTGGVYASWGSLGHVTVAEPGALVGFLGPKVYEALNGRPFPPGVQVAENLAAHGVIDAVVPAEHLPALVDHALGVLVDPAGEAGLERRTPVEAGTMLDRPVWEDIEATRAAGRVGVRDLIRYGAASTLRLKGTDEGERDDTVLIALTRLDGRPCVLVGQDRSRQTPATPMGPGALREARRAMELAEELRLPLVTVIDTPGAELSPSAEEGAMAGEIARCIAGLVTMTVPTVSVILGQGCGGGALALLPARTVLATSRGWLSPLPPEGASVIVHGDPSHAAEMAAHQKVGALDLLADGNVHGVVPERDDDTPETLARAVVAEIAARLADPAHLNV from the coding sequence ATGAGCACGGCCGAGAGCACGCCCCGCCGCTGGACCGCACGTGAGCTGATCGACCTGGTGCTCGACGAGGGCTCCTACGAGTCGTGGGACGTCCCGGTCGACATCGGCGGTCACGACGAGGCCTATCAGGCGGAGCTGCGGGCGGCGGCGGAGAAGGCCGGCACCGACGAGTCGGTGCTCACCGGCCGCGGCACCGTCCGGGGCCGGCCGGTGGCCTTCGTGGTCAACGAGTTCCGCTTCCTGGCCGGCTCGATCGGCGTCGCCGCCGCGACCCGGATCGCCGCGGCCGTGCGCCGCGCGACCGCCGAGGGCCTGCCGGTGCTCGCGAGCACCTCATCCGGTGGCACCCGCATGCAGGAGGGCACCCGCGCGTTCGTGAAGATGGTCGAGATCTCGCGGGCGCTGATGGAGCACCGCGCGGCGGGCCTGCCCTATCTCGTGCACCTGCGCCACCCCACCACCGGTGGTGTCTACGCGTCGTGGGGCTCCCTGGGTCACGTGACCGTCGCCGAGCCGGGCGCACTCGTCGGCTTCCTCGGGCCGAAGGTCTACGAGGCGCTCAACGGTCGGCCCTTCCCGCCCGGCGTGCAGGTCGCCGAGAACCTCGCCGCCCACGGCGTGATCGACGCGGTCGTGCCGGCGGAGCATCTGCCGGCGCTGGTCGACCACGCCCTGGGGGTGCTCGTCGACCCGGCCGGCGAGGCCGGCCTGGAGCGGCGTACCCCGGTCGAGGCGGGGACGATGCTCGACCGCCCGGTCTGGGAGGACATCGAGGCCACGCGCGCGGCCGGTCGGGTGGGGGTCCGCGACCTGATCCGGTACGGCGCCGCGAGCACCCTGCGCCTCAAGGGGACCGACGAGGGGGAGCGCGACGACACCGTCCTCATCGCCCTCACCCGCCTCGACGGCCGCCCGTGCGTGCTGGTCGGCCAGGACCGCTCCCGCCAGACGCCCGCGACACCGATGGGCCCCGGCGCGCTGCGCGAGGCCCGGCGCGCGATGGAGCTCGCCGAGGAGCTGCGGCTCCCGCTCGTCACCGTGATCGACACCCCCGGCGCCGAGCTCTCCCCGTCTGCCGAGGAGGGCGCGATGGCCGGTGAGATCGCCCGTTGCATCGCGGGCCTGGTCACCATGACGGTCCCGACCGTGTCGGTGATCCTCGGCCAGGGCTGCGGCGGTGGCGCGCTCGCCCTGCTCCCGGCGCGCACCGTCCTCGCCACGTCCCGTGGCTGGCTCTCGCCGCTGCCGCCGGAGGGGGCCAGTGTCATCGTCCACGGCGACCCGTCCCACGCGGCCGAGATGGCGGCCCATCAGAAGGTCGGCGCGCTCGACCTGCTCGCGGACGGCAACGTCCACGGCGTCGTACCGGAGCGGGACGACGACACCCCCGAGACGCTCGCCCGGGCGGTCGTGGCGGAGATTGCCGCCCGCCTCGCCGACCCGGCGCATCTGAACGTCTGA
- a CDS encoding nuclear transport factor 2 family protein — protein MGASRETILETIQTYVDLVATGASADVVALYADGATVEDPVGSEVRTTREQIAEFYAALDGLEQTGRLLCARVAGNEAAFSFELVTKAGDQTFTLAPIDVMTFDDEGRITSMRAFWAGEDMVVS, from the coding sequence ATGGGCGCCAGCCGCGAGACCATCCTCGAGACCATCCAGACCTACGTCGACCTCGTCGCCACCGGGGCCTCCGCCGACGTCGTCGCGCTCTACGCCGACGGCGCCACCGTCGAGGACCCGGTCGGCTCGGAGGTGCGCACCACCCGCGAGCAGATCGCCGAGTTCTACGCCGCCCTCGACGGCTTGGAGCAGACCGGGCGGCTGCTCTGCGCCCGGGTCGCCGGCAACGAGGCGGCGTTCTCCTTCGAACTGGTCACCAAGGCCGGCGACCAGACCTTCACGCTCGCGCCGATCGACGTGATGACCTTCGACGACGAGGGCCGGATCACCAGCATGCGGGCGTTCTGGGCCGGCGAGGACATGGTCGTCAGCTGA
- a CDS encoding adenylosuccinate synthase: MPAIVIVGAQWGDEGKGKATDHLGSQVDYVVKFNGGNNAGHTVVIRRESGDVEKYALHLLPSGILTPGCTPVIGNGVVVDIDVLFQEIDGLEARGIDTSQLKLSANAHVIADYNRTLDKVTERFLGSRKIGTTGRGIGPTYADKMNRIGIRVQDLFDEKILTQKVEGALELKGQILTKVYNRRAPSVAQTVEELRSHADRLAPYVCDTGLLLSQALDRDDVVLMEAGQATLLDVDHGTYPFVTSSSAISAGACTGTGIPPTRIDQVIAIAKAYTTRVGEGPFPTELHDDNGEFLRKAGWEYGTTTGRPRRCGWMDTVITRYAARVNGVTDFVLTKLDTLTGLAELPVCVAYDVDGVRHDEMPVNQTDFHHAVPIYENLPGWTEDISGCRSFEELPRAAQEYVEFVEARSGARISVVGVGPEREQAVVRHPLR, translated from the coding sequence ATGCCTGCAATCGTGATCGTCGGAGCCCAGTGGGGCGACGAGGGCAAGGGCAAGGCCACCGACCACCTCGGCAGCCAGGTCGACTACGTCGTCAAGTTCAACGGCGGCAACAACGCCGGCCACACCGTCGTCATTCGCCGAGAATCAGGTGACGTTGAGAAGTACGCCCTCCACCTGCTGCCCAGCGGCATCCTCACCCCCGGCTGCACGCCGGTCATCGGCAACGGCGTCGTCGTCGACATCGACGTCCTGTTCCAGGAGATCGACGGCCTCGAGGCCCGCGGCATCGACACCAGCCAGCTGAAGCTGAGCGCCAACGCCCACGTCATCGCCGACTACAACCGCACCCTCGACAAGGTCACCGAGCGCTTCCTCGGCTCCCGCAAGATCGGTACGACGGGCCGCGGCATCGGCCCGACCTACGCCGACAAGATGAACCGGATCGGCATCCGGGTCCAGGACCTGTTCGACGAGAAGATCCTCACCCAGAAGGTCGAGGGCGCCCTCGAGCTCAAGGGCCAGATCCTGACCAAGGTCTACAACCGCCGCGCGCCGTCCGTGGCGCAGACCGTGGAGGAGCTGCGCAGCCACGCCGACCGCCTGGCGCCCTACGTCTGCGACACGGGGCTGCTGCTCAGCCAGGCGCTCGACCGCGACGACGTGGTGCTGATGGAGGCCGGCCAGGCCACGCTGCTCGACGTCGACCACGGCACCTACCCGTTCGTGACCTCCAGCAGCGCGATCTCGGCCGGCGCCTGCACCGGCACCGGCATCCCGCCGACCCGCATCGACCAGGTCATCGCGATCGCGAAGGCGTACACCACGCGCGTCGGCGAGGGCCCTTTCCCGACCGAGCTGCACGACGACAACGGCGAGTTCCTGCGCAAGGCGGGCTGGGAGTACGGCACGACCACCGGCCGCCCGCGCCGCTGCGGCTGGATGGACACCGTCATCACCCGGTACGCCGCCCGGGTCAACGGCGTCACCGACTTCGTGCTCACCAAGCTCGACACGCTCACCGGCCTCGCCGAGCTCCCCGTCTGCGTCGCGTACGACGTCGACGGGGTGCGCCACGACGAGATGCCGGTCAACCAGACCGACTTCCACCATGCCGTGCCGATCTACGAGAACCTCCCCGGCTGGACCGAGGACATCTCCGGCTGCCGCAGCTTCGAGGAGCTGCCGAGGGCCGCCCAGGAGTACGTCGAGTTCGTCGAGGCGCGCTCCGGAGCGCGGATCTCGGTCGTCGGCGTGGGCCCCGAGCGCGAGCAGGCGGTCGTCCGGCACCCGCTGCGCTGA
- a CDS encoding protein kinase, whose protein sequence is MRVPSVGEQFGRYQLDRVLGQGGMGVVFAATDPRLRRTVALKVITGVLARSPEFRARFQAEAAALARLDSPHVTAIHDHDEVDGTPYIVTQYVDGRDLWSWLREHGAMPAPQALELCAQLARGLADAHRAGVVHRDVKPSNVLIRHPGTADQHAYLCDFGIARTDGADGADGAEGPAPTAAGTVAGTWSYLSPERTEGLPATPSSDVYALGCVLWACLTGREPYQGTDAQIALAHQQAPVPRLPGTAGFTAELNAVLGRALAKDPADRYPDATSFRADLERLAAAAPAGVVEGPASAPGAGTVVRDAAPPPPPPPSGRSRWSLVVAGVVVLALAAGVTGWLVVRDDDSPPASPDGEEPTATVAGDLTGDRYGDVLVHQTRFEALNPLSVWTVPSSGLQFGSPQRAGAEAGLPRFGDVDGDGRTDVVWLDEDDDRLSVVVVPGAGERWTTELDLDPVFDIKPYSASVGDLDGDGRDDLVLYGDQTDELDGLHVALAQDRGFAAPRQWYSSELSDSSTVAGDFDGDGRDELVYFGTDAERNDVLRLLRPEDGTLVAVAEKVLGGKAVNPLLAQWLVGDVDGDGADELVAPNATGRAIFVYDIADDAFAPRTRWFRTRISVDDARRNLYDSGLTGQALSDVDGDGDADLVQLRYAANDGTEDDGLNLFVQLSDGSSFGDPQQWGSLACAPECDDGFELVG, encoded by the coding sequence ATGCGTGTGCCCAGCGTCGGCGAGCAGTTCGGCCGCTACCAGCTGGACCGGGTTCTCGGCCAAGGCGGCATGGGCGTCGTCTTCGCGGCGACCGACCCGCGGCTGCGGCGGACCGTGGCGCTCAAGGTCATCACCGGCGTACTCGCCCGGTCCCCCGAGTTCCGGGCCCGGTTCCAGGCCGAGGCGGCAGCCCTCGCCCGGCTCGACTCACCCCACGTGACTGCGATCCACGACCACGACGAGGTCGACGGGACGCCGTACATCGTCACCCAGTACGTCGACGGCCGGGATCTGTGGAGCTGGCTGCGCGAGCACGGCGCGATGCCCGCCCCGCAGGCGCTCGAGCTCTGCGCGCAGCTCGCTCGCGGCCTGGCCGACGCGCACCGCGCCGGCGTCGTCCACCGCGACGTGAAGCCCTCCAACGTGTTGATCCGGCACCCCGGCACCGCCGACCAGCACGCCTATCTCTGCGACTTCGGCATCGCCCGCACGGACGGCGCCGACGGGGCCGACGGGGCCGAGGGCCCGGCACCGACCGCCGCGGGCACGGTCGCCGGCACCTGGTCCTATCTCTCCCCGGAGCGGACCGAGGGCCTGCCCGCGACCCCGTCGAGCGACGTCTACGCGCTCGGCTGCGTGCTCTGGGCGTGCCTGACCGGGCGCGAGCCCTACCAGGGCACCGACGCGCAGATCGCGCTCGCGCACCAGCAGGCGCCGGTGCCGCGGCTGCCCGGCACCGCCGGGTTCACCGCGGAGCTCAACGCGGTGCTCGGCAGGGCGCTCGCGAAGGACCCGGCCGACCGCTACCCCGACGCCACCTCCTTCCGCGCCGACCTCGAGCGGCTGGCGGCGGCCGCGCCGGCCGGCGTCGTCGAGGGCCCTGCGTCCGCGCCGGGAGCGGGCACCGTCGTACGCGACGCGGCCCCGCCTCCGCCTCCTCCCCCATCCGGACGGTCCCGGTGGTCCCTCGTCGTGGCGGGCGTCGTGGTGCTCGCCCTCGCGGCCGGCGTGACCGGCTGGCTCGTCGTACGCGACGACGACTCCCCGCCGGCGTCCCCCGACGGGGAGGAGCCGACCGCGACCGTGGCCGGCGACCTCACCGGCGACCGGTACGGCGACGTGCTGGTCCACCAGACCCGGTTCGAGGCCCTCAACCCGCTCTCCGTCTGGACCGTGCCGTCGTCCGGCCTGCAGTTCGGGTCGCCGCAGCGGGCCGGTGCCGAGGCCGGCCTGCCGAGGTTCGGCGACGTCGACGGCGACGGGCGCACCGACGTGGTCTGGCTCGACGAGGACGACGACCGGCTGAGCGTCGTGGTCGTGCCCGGCGCGGGCGAGCGGTGGACCACCGAGCTCGACCTCGACCCGGTCTTCGACATCAAGCCGTACAGCGCGAGCGTCGGCGACCTCGATGGCGACGGGAGGGACGACCTGGTCCTGTACGGCGACCAGACCGACGAGCTCGACGGCCTGCACGTCGCCCTGGCCCAGGACCGCGGGTTCGCCGCGCCGCGGCAGTGGTACTCCTCCGAGCTGTCCGACAGCAGCACCGTCGCCGGCGACTTCGACGGCGACGGGCGCGACGAGCTCGTCTACTTCGGCACCGACGCCGAGCGCAATGACGTACTACGGCTGCTCCGCCCCGAGGACGGCACCCTGGTGGCCGTCGCCGAGAAGGTGCTGGGCGGCAAGGCGGTCAACCCGCTGCTGGCCCAGTGGCTGGTCGGCGACGTCGACGGCGACGGTGCGGACGAGCTGGTCGCCCCGAACGCGACCGGCCGGGCGATCTTCGTCTACGACATCGCCGACGACGCCTTCGCGCCGCGCACGCGGTGGTTCCGCACCCGGATCTCGGTCGACGACGCGCGCAGGAACCTCTACGACAGCGGCCTCACCGGCCAGGCGCTCAGCGACGTCGACGGGGACGGCGACGCCGACCTGGTGCAGTTGCGCTACGCCGCCAACGACGGGACCGAGGACGACGGGCTGAACCTGTTCGTGCAGCTCTCCGACGGCTCGTCCTTCGGCGACCCGCAGCAGTGGGGCTCGCTGGCCTGCGCGCCGGAGTGCGACGACGGGTTCGAGCTCGTCGGGTGA
- the purD gene encoding phosphoribosylamine--glycine ligase, whose product MKTLVIGTGGREHALALALSRDPGVSEVHVAPGNPGIGAFATLHEVDPMDGAAVAALATRTGVDLVVVGPEAPLVAGVADAVRAAGVAVFGPSRAAAMLEGSKAFSKEVMAAAGVPTAGSRTCTTPEEVAAALDEFGAPYVVKDDALAAGKGVVVTRDRAEAIAHAAGCGRVVIEEFLDGPEVSLFALCDGTTAYALQPAQDFKRIHDGGRGPNTGGMGSYSPLPWAPTDLATTVIDTVVQPTLDEMARRGAPFVGCLYVGLALTAAGPRVIEFNCRFGDPDVQPVLALLASPLGELLHAAAEGRLGDVAAPRFRDGASVTVVLASAGYPASSSKGDVITGVGRAGGVSDVDVIHAGTAIVAAPEEGDPGHRHLVTAGGRVLAVRAVGYDIADARARAYAAADLIAFPGMQRRSDIAAEPLGVVEGASLTDD is encoded by the coding sequence GTGAAGACCCTCGTGATCGGCACCGGCGGCCGCGAGCACGCGCTCGCCCTCGCGCTCTCCCGCGACCCGGGGGTGAGCGAGGTCCATGTGGCCCCGGGCAACCCGGGGATCGGCGCCTTCGCGACGCTGCACGAGGTCGACCCGATGGACGGCGCGGCCGTCGCCGCCCTCGCGACCCGGACCGGCGTCGACCTCGTGGTCGTCGGCCCTGAGGCACCGCTCGTCGCGGGGGTCGCCGACGCAGTCCGCGCGGCCGGGGTCGCGGTCTTCGGCCCGTCGCGGGCCGCCGCGATGCTCGAGGGCTCCAAGGCGTTCTCGAAGGAGGTCATGGCGGCGGCGGGCGTGCCGACCGCGGGCTCGCGGACCTGCACCACCCCCGAGGAGGTCGCCGCCGCGCTCGACGAGTTCGGGGCGCCGTACGTCGTCAAGGACGATGCCCTGGCCGCGGGCAAGGGCGTCGTGGTGACCCGCGACCGGGCCGAGGCGATCGCTCATGCGGCGGGCTGCGGCCGGGTCGTGATCGAGGAGTTCCTCGACGGCCCCGAGGTCTCGCTGTTCGCCCTGTGCGACGGCACGACCGCGTACGCGCTGCAGCCGGCGCAGGACTTCAAGCGGATCCACGATGGCGGCCGCGGCCCCAACACGGGCGGCATGGGGTCCTACTCCCCGCTGCCCTGGGCGCCCACCGACCTCGCGACCACCGTGATCGACACGGTCGTGCAGCCCACGCTCGACGAGATGGCCCGCCGGGGTGCGCCCTTCGTCGGCTGCCTGTACGTCGGCCTGGCCCTCACCGCGGCCGGCCCGCGGGTGATCGAGTTCAACTGCCGGTTCGGCGATCCCGACGTGCAGCCGGTGCTCGCCCTGCTCGCCTCCCCGCTCGGCGAGCTGCTGCATGCGGCGGCCGAGGGCCGGCTCGGCGACGTCGCGGCGCCGCGGTTCCGCGACGGTGCGTCGGTCACCGTCGTGCTCGCCTCCGCCGGCTACCCCGCGTCGTCGTCGAAGGGCGACGTCATCACCGGGGTCGGCCGCGCCGGCGGCGTCAGCGATGTCGACGTCATCCATGCCGGGACGGCGATCGTCGCCGCGCCCGAGGAGGGCGACCCCGGGCACCGGCACCTGGTCACCGCGGGCGGGCGGGTCCTGGCCGTCCGGGCCGTCGGGTACGACATCGCCGACGCGCGGGCCCGCGCGTACGCCGCCGCCGACCTCATCGCCTTCCCCGGGATGCAGCGGCGCTCCGACATCGCGGCGGAGCCGCTCGGCGTGGTCGAGGGTGCCTCGCTCACCGATGACTGA
- a CDS encoding N-acetyltransferase family protein, which yields MTDLPAVREARDADLDAVAAIYAREVRQGHGTFDTTPPPRATWERKLASAHPGDHFLVAAADGAVLGFAYSGPFRDRGAYDRTREVTVYLDPAATGRGLGRALYGELLPRLEAAGMRTVLACIALPNDASEGLHRACGFERQGVLREVGRKFDRWIDIAWWQRRLAG from the coding sequence ATGACTGACCTCCCCGCCGTACGCGAGGCGAGGGACGCCGACCTCGATGCGGTCGCCGCGATCTACGCCCGCGAGGTCCGGCAGGGTCACGGCACCTTCGACACCACGCCGCCGCCACGGGCCACGTGGGAGCGCAAGCTCGCCTCGGCGCATCCGGGCGACCACTTCCTCGTCGCCGCCGCCGACGGCGCGGTCCTCGGGTTCGCCTACTCCGGTCCCTTCCGCGACCGCGGCGCCTACGACCGCACCCGCGAGGTGACGGTCTATCTCGACCCGGCCGCGACCGGGCGGGGCCTCGGACGTGCGCTGTACGGCGAGCTCCTGCCGCGCCTGGAGGCGGCCGGGATGCGCACCGTCCTGGCCTGCATCGCGCTGCCCAACGACGCGAGCGAGGGCCTGCATCGGGCGTGCGGGTTCGAGCGGCAGGGCGTGCTGCGCGAGGTCGGTCGCAAGTTCGACCGATGGATCGACATCGCGTGGTGGCAGCGCCGGCTCGCCGGCTGA
- a CDS encoding GNAT family N-acetyltransferase, producing the protein MTDDRPAGVGTARLELVLWDEPTVSAIRAGARLSGWHDDFPREDDRGAATLWRDGDPWGPRSIVSRKQRLVIGSIGFFGPPEPAADDVPEVEVGYGLVAAARGYGLATEALSALLTRADAAGVRVRASIAPDNAASLRVAAKTGFTGIRGSTEDGELVLVRPRR; encoded by the coding sequence ATGACTGATGACCGCCCCGCCGGGGTGGGGACCGCGCGCCTCGAGCTGGTCCTCTGGGACGAGCCGACGGTGAGCGCGATCCGTGCCGGCGCGCGGCTGTCGGGCTGGCACGACGACTTCCCCCGCGAGGACGACCGCGGCGCGGCGACCCTGTGGCGTGACGGCGATCCGTGGGGTCCGCGGTCGATCGTGTCGCGCAAGCAGCGTCTCGTGATCGGCTCGATCGGCTTCTTCGGACCGCCCGAGCCAGCGGCCGACGACGTGCCCGAGGTCGAGGTCGGCTACGGCCTGGTCGCCGCCGCCCGCGGCTACGGCCTGGCCACGGAGGCGCTGTCGGCCCTGCTCACCCGCGCCGACGCCGCGGGCGTCCGGGTCCGCGCCTCGATCGCGCCCGACAACGCCGCCAGCCTCCGGGTCGCCGCCAAGACCGGATTCACCGGCATCCGGGGCAGCACCGAGGACGGCGAGCTGGTCCTGGTGCGTCCGCGGCGCTGA
- a CDS encoding Uma2 family endonuclease has protein sequence MDVSVAAAEETDGLRRVPMSYEEWLALPDNVKVEWVDGEAVFHMSGSPDHQDAAANLLILLRHSLTGVKVYAEVAVRLPRNRVRIPDLLVTERRPEGHHVTEPPILVVEVLSPSTRNEDLFRKSLEYVAGGVGQYWIVDRRLHSIDVLASTDGEWSVLLHLDEETTTGEVTVGEFGVVPLDLAAILGG, from the coding sequence ATGGATGTGTCAGTGGCAGCCGCGGAGGAGACCGACGGGCTCCGGCGCGTCCCCATGTCCTACGAGGAGTGGCTCGCGCTCCCGGACAACGTCAAGGTCGAGTGGGTCGACGGCGAGGCCGTGTTCCACATGAGCGGGTCGCCCGACCACCAGGACGCCGCGGCCAACCTGCTGATCCTGCTGCGGCACTCCTTGACCGGCGTCAAGGTCTATGCCGAGGTGGCGGTGCGGCTGCCCCGCAACCGTGTCCGGATCCCGGACCTGCTCGTCACCGAGCGACGGCCCGAGGGCCACCACGTCACCGAGCCGCCGATCCTGGTGGTGGAGGTGCTCTCGCCGAGCACCCGCAACGAGGACCTGTTCCGCAAGTCGCTGGAGTACGTCGCCGGCGGTGTCGGGCAGTACTGGATCGTCGACCGCAGGCTGCACAGCATCGACGTGCTGGCCAGCACCGATGGCGAGTGGAGCGTCCTGCTGCACCTCGACGAGGAGACAACGACCGGTGAGGTGACCGTCGGCGAGTTCGGCGTCGTCCCGCTCGACCTGGCCGCGATCCTCGGCGGCTGA
- the purB gene encoding adenylosuccinate lyase, producing the protein MTASNVVPNVLATRYAAADLTAIWSPEHKIVLERQLWIAVLKAQKDLGIDVPDGVVEAYEKVVEDVDLASIADRERVTRHDVKARIEEFAALAGHEHIHKGMTSRDLTENVEQMQVKQSLALLRDRAVATLARLGRLAAEHEATVMAGRSHNVAAQATTLGKRFATVADELMIAVERIEDLLGRYPLRGIKGPMGTAQDMLDLLGGDADGMVKLAELERRVGQHLGFDRVLTSVGQVYPRSLDFDVLSALVQLTAAPSNLATTIRLMAGNEIVTEGFKEGQVGSSAMPHKMNTRSCERVNGLAVVTRGYLSMVGELAGDQWNEGDVSCSVVRRVALPDAFFAVDGLFQTFLTVLDEFGAFPAVIQRELDRYLPYLATTKVLMAAVRNGVGRESAHEAIKEAAVGTALAMRQGQAENDVFAKLAADERLGLTEEQLQSLVADPITFTGAAVAQTQAVCRQVEAVVAAHPGAADYHPGAIL; encoded by the coding sequence GTGACCGCGTCGAACGTCGTACCCAATGTCTTGGCCACCCGCTACGCCGCCGCCGACCTGACCGCGATCTGGTCGCCCGAGCACAAGATCGTCCTCGAGCGGCAGCTGTGGATCGCCGTCCTCAAGGCGCAGAAGGACCTCGGGATCGACGTCCCCGACGGCGTGGTCGAGGCCTACGAGAAGGTCGTCGAGGACGTCGACCTAGCGAGCATCGCCGACCGGGAGCGGGTCACCCGCCACGACGTCAAGGCGCGGATCGAGGAGTTCGCGGCGCTCGCGGGCCACGAGCACATCCACAAGGGCATGACCAGCCGCGACCTCACCGAGAACGTCGAGCAGATGCAGGTCAAGCAGTCCCTCGCGCTGCTGCGTGACCGCGCGGTCGCCACCCTCGCCCGGCTCGGCCGCCTGGCCGCCGAGCACGAGGCCACCGTGATGGCCGGTCGCAGCCACAACGTCGCCGCGCAGGCGACCACCCTCGGCAAGCGGTTCGCGACCGTCGCCGACGAGCTGATGATCGCCGTGGAGCGGATCGAGGACCTCCTCGGCCGCTACCCGCTGCGCGGGATCAAGGGCCCGATGGGCACCGCGCAGGACATGCTCGACCTGCTCGGCGGCGACGCGGATGGAATGGTCAAGCTCGCCGAGCTCGAGCGTCGAGTAGGGCAGCACCTCGGCTTCGACCGGGTGCTGACCAGCGTCGGGCAGGTCTACCCGCGCTCCCTCGACTTCGACGTGCTCTCGGCGCTGGTCCAGCTGACCGCGGCGCCGTCCAACCTCGCCACCACCATCCGGCTGATGGCCGGCAACGAGATCGTCACGGAGGGGTTCAAGGAGGGCCAGGTCGGCTCGTCGGCGATGCCGCACAAGATGAACACCCGCTCCTGCGAGCGGGTCAACGGCCTCGCCGTCGTCACCCGCGGCTACCTCTCCATGGTCGGCGAGCTCGCCGGCGACCAGTGGAACGAGGGCGACGTCTCCTGCTCCGTCGTACGACGGGTCGCGCTGCCCGACGCCTTCTTCGCCGTCGACGGGCTCTTCCAGACGTTCCTGACCGTCCTCGACGAGTTCGGCGCCTTCCCCGCCGTGATCCAGCGCGAGCTCGACCGCTACCTGCCCTATCTCGCCACCACGAAGGTGCTGATGGCGGCGGTGCGCAACGGTGTCGGCCGCGAGAGCGCGCACGAGGCGATCAAGGAGGCGGCGGTCGGCACCGCGCTCGCGATGCGCCAGGGCCAGGCCGAGAACGACGTCTTCGCCAAGCTCGCCGCCGACGAGCGCCTCGGCCTCACCGAGGAGCAGCTGCAGTCGCTGGTGGCGGACCCGATCACCTTCACCGGTGCGGCGGTCGCCCAGACCCAGGCGGTGTGCCGTCAGGTCGAGGCGGTCGTGGCCGCGCACCCCGGTGCCGCCGACTACCACCCGGGCGCGATCCTCTGA
- a CDS encoding SRPBCC family protein, which produces MPSGRGGRGRAPRCRRLPPGRDPLTFDPPSARIVVPFPVPADRAFDYLADPRHRPAWQSSLRAVADVRPDDTAWTDVTVVPGIRPRMRTTVSERPHRWGEEGRCGPFRARLDLVFAADPAAAGRSVVTAAFAVRGLGLGPVLTRAARRAVAADLRRAARALGGD; this is translated from the coding sequence GTGCCGTCAGGTCGAGGCGGTCGTGGCCGCGCACCCCGGTGCCGCCGACTACCACCCGGGCGCGATCCTCTGACCTTCGATCCTCCGTCGGCGCGGATCGTCGTCCCCTTCCCGGTCCCCGCGGACCGGGCGTTCGACTATCTCGCCGACCCGCGGCACCGGCCCGCCTGGCAGTCCTCGCTGCGCGCGGTCGCCGACGTCCGGCCGGACGACACCGCCTGGACCGACGTCACCGTGGTGCCCGGCATCCGGCCGCGGATGCGCACCACCGTGTCCGAGCGCCCGCACCGCTGGGGCGAGGAGGGCCGGTGCGGCCCGTTCCGGGCCCGGCTGGACCTGGTCTTCGCCGCGGACCCCGCGGCTGCGGGGCGGAGCGTGGTCACCGCCGCGTTCGCCGTACGCGGGCTGGGTCTCGGCCCGGTGCTGACCCGCGCCGCTCGCCGGGCCGTGGCGGCCGACCTGCGCCGCGCGGCGCGGGCCCTCGGGGGCGACTGA